A region from the Musa acuminata AAA Group cultivar baxijiao chromosome BXJ1-10, Cavendish_Baxijiao_AAA, whole genome shotgun sequence genome encodes:
- the LOC104000928 gene encoding calcium-transporting ATPase 1, endoplasmic reticulum-type, with protein sequence MGKGGQDEGKKGGLEQPTSNFPAWARTVHECEAEFVVSAHDGLRSEEVVKLREIYGLNELSKHSGPSIWQLVLEQFNDTLVRILLVAAVVSFVLAWYDGDEGGEMGITAFVEPLVIFLILIVNAIVGVWQENNAEKALEALKEIQSEHASVRRNGELIPNLPAKELVPGDIVELKVGDKVPADMRILHLISSTVRVEQASLTGENDAVNKTNHQVESEDIDIQGKECMVFAGTTVVNGSCICLVIQTGMNTEIGKIHSQIHEASQSEDDTPLKKKLNEFGEVLTAIIGVICAVVWLINVKYFLTWEYVDGWPRNFKFSFEKCTYYFEIAVALAVAAIPEGLPAVITTCLALGTRKMAQKNALVRKLPSVETLGCTTVICSDKTGTLTTNQMSAVRLVAMGRWADTLRTFKVDGTTYNPHDGIIHDWPTSNMDANLQMIAKIAAVCNDASVNHSAHQFVTSGMPTEAALKVLVEKMGLPGGYETSSLDSDEILRCCKWWNGMAQRVATLEFDRSRKSMGVIVKSKSGTNSLLVKGAVENLLERSAYVQLLDGSVVVLDDRSKSLILDALHKMSTTALRCLGFAYTDDLAEFATYDGEDHPAHKLLLDPSNYSSIETGLVFVGLVGLRDPPRSEVYKAIEDCRAAGIRVMVITGDNKETAEAICRDIGVFTPDEEIHSKSLTGKGFMSMSSSDKKTLLRQSGGLLFSRAEPKHKQEIVRLLREDGEVVAMTGDGVNDAPALKMADIGIAMGIAGTEVAKEASDMVLADDNFSSIVAAVGEGRSIYNNMKAFIRYMISSNIGEVASIFLTAALGIPEGLIPVQLLWVNLVTDGPPATALGFNPPDKDIMKKPPRRSDDSLITAWILFRYMVIGLYVGIATVGIFIIWYTHGSFMGIDFSGDGHTLVTYSQLSNWGECSSWEGFKVSPFTAGARQFTFDANPCDYFQTGKVKAMTLSLSVLVAIEMFNSLNALSEDGSLLSMPPWANPWLLLAMSISFGLHFLILYVPFLAQVFGIVPLSFNEWLLVLAVAFPVILIDEVLKFIGRHTSSSGAKSWSAKHKDE encoded by the exons ATGGGGAAAGGAGGGCAGGATGAGGGGAAGAAGGGTGGATTGGAGCAGCCGACGTCGAACTTTCCGGCTTGGGCGAGGACCGTCCACGAGTGCGAGGCCGAATTCGTGGTTTCGGCTCACGACGGGCTCCGATCTGAGGAGGTAGTGAAGCTGCGGGAGATTTATGGACTGAACGAGCTTTCGAAGCACTCTGGGCCTTCGATCTGGCAGTTGGTACTTGAGCAGTTCAACGACACGCTGGTCCGGATCCTTCTTGTGGCCGCCGTCGTCTCTTTCGTGCTCGCGTGGTACGATGGGGACGAAGGTGGTGAGATGGGGATCACTGCCTTTGTGGAGCCCTTGGTGATATTCCTTATTCTGATCGTGAATGCAATCGTTGGTGTTTGGCAAGAGAACAACGCTGAGAAGGCACTCGAGGCCCTGAAAGAAATCCAGTCTGAGCATGCCTCTGTTAGAAGGAACGGGGAGTTGATTCCAAATCTGCCTGCTAAGGAACTTGTACCGGGTGACATCGTGGAGCTTAAGGTTGGGGACAAGGTTCCAGCGGATATGAGGATTTTGCACCTGATTAGCTCCACTGTGAGGGTAGAGCAAGCATCTCTTACGGGAGAGAATGATGCGGTGAACAAAACCAACCACCAAGTTGAGTCTGAAGACATAGATATCCAAGGGAAGGAATGCATGGTTTTTGCAGGTACTACAGTCGTGAATGGCAGCTGCATATGCTTGGTTATACAGACCGGTATGAACACTGAAATTGGTAAGATACATTCGCAGATACATGAAGCTTCACAGAGTGAAGATGATACACCATTGAAGAAGAAATTGAATGAGTTCGGGGAGGTCCTTACAGCAATTATTGGTGTGATTTGTGCTGTGGTTTGGCTTATCAATGTGAAATACTTCCTTACCTGGGAGTATGTTGATGGCTGGCCAAGGAATTTCAAGTTTTCCTTTGAGAAGTGCACTTATTACTTCGAGATTGCTGTTGCCTTGGCTGTTGCAGCAATCCCAGAAGGGTTGCCTGCGGTTATCACTACTTGCTTGGCACTGGGTACACGGAAGATGGCACAAAAGAATGCACTGGTTCGGAAGCTACCAAGTGTTGAGACTTTGGGTTGCACAACTGTGATATGCTCTGATAAGACTGGTACATTGACGACAAACCAGATGTCTGCTGTAAGGCTTGTTGCAATGGGGCGCTGGGCAGATACACTTAGAACATTCAAAGTGGATGGTACCACATACAATCCTCATGATGGGATTATCCATGATTGGCCGACCAGTAACATGGATGCAAATCTTCAAATGATTGCTAAGATTGCTGCTGTTTGCAATGATGCAAGTGTCAATCATTCAGCACATCAGTTTGTTACCAGTGGTATGCCAACAGAGGCAGCCCTGAAG GTTTTGGTTGAGAAAATGGGACTTCCTGGAGGATATGAGACATCATCATTGGACTCAGATGAAATATTAA GGTGCTGTAAATGGTGGAATGGAATGGCCCAGAGGGTTGCGACTCTTGAGTTTGATCGTTCTCGAAAGTCAATGGGAGTTATTGTGAAATCAAAATCAGGAACAAATTCTTTGCTTGTAAAG ggtgctgtagaaaatttgttGGAAAGAAGTGCCTACGTTCAGCTGCTTGATGGTTCTGTTGTGGTGTTAGATGACAGATCAAAAAGTCTTATTCTGGATGCCCTTCATAAGATGTCAACAACTGCGTTGCGCTGTTTGGGATTTGCCTATACGGATGATCTAGCAGAATTTGCAACATATGATGGTGAAGACCACCCGGCTCATAAACTTTTACTAGATCCATCAAATTACTCATCCATTGAAACTGGTCTAGTGTTTGTTGGATTAGTAGGGCTTAGG GATCCTCCACGGAGTGAGGTCTACAAAGCAATTGAAGATTGTAGAGCAGCTGGTATCCGAGTTATGGTCATAACTGGAGACAACAAGGAAACCGCAGAAGCAATTTGCCGTGATATAGGTGTATTTACGCCTGACGAAGAGATACATTCAAAGAGCCTCACAGGCAAAGGTTTTATGTCTATGTCATCCAGTGATAAAAAGACCCTTTTGAGGCAAAGTGGTGGTCTTCTTTTTTCTAGAGCAGAACCAAAGCATAAACAAGAGATCGTGAGATTACTTAGAGAAGATGGTGAGGTAGTTGCAATGACAGGGGATGGAGTGAACGATGCTCCTGCATTGAAAATGGCAGATATTGGTATAGCAATGGGCATTGCTGGGACAGAG gTTGCTAAGGAAGCCTCAGATATGGTGTTGGCAGATGATAATTTCAGTTCAATAGTTGCAGCAGTTGGTGAAGGAAGATCGATTTACAACAATATGAAAGCTTTTATAAG ATACATGATTTCCTCAAATATTGGTGAAGTTGCCTCCATTTTTTTAACAGCAGCTTTAGGTATTCCAGAGGGACTGATACCGGTTCAACTTTTGTGGGTCAATCTTGTCACGGATGGCCCTCCTGCAACTGCTCTTGGATTCAACCCACCTGATAAAGATATTATGAAGAAACCACCTCGAAGGAGTGACGACTCATTGATTACTGCATGGATTTTATTCCGTTATATG GTCATTGGGCTTTATGTGGGGATTGCTACAGTTGGTATCTTCATTATATGGTATACTCATGGTTCTTTTATGGGAATCGACTTCAGTGGTGATGGCCACACCCTTGTAACCTATTCACAGCTTTCTAACTGGGGAGAATGCTCCTCATGGGAGGGCTTCAAGGTCTCTCCATTCACTGCTGGAGCACGACAATTCACCTTTGATGCTAATCCCTGTGACTATTTCCAGACTGGTAAAGTGAAGGCAATGACCCTTTCGCTGTCTGTCTTGGTGGCCATTGAGATGTTCAATTCACTTAATGCATTATCTGAAGACGGGAGCCTCCTGAGCATGCCTCCATGGGCCAACCCATGGCTTCTTTTGGCCATGTCCATCTCATTTGGACTGCATTTCCTAATATTATATGTCCCTTTCCTTGCTCAAGTCTTCGGAATAGTGCCTCTCAGTTTCAACGAGTGGCTCTTGGTGTTGGCAGTTGCATTTCCAGTGATCCTTATTGATGAGGTCCTCAAATTTATCGGGCGTCACACAAGTTCTTCGGGTGCCAAGAGCTGGTCTGCAAAGCACAAGGATGAGTAG